Genomic segment of Glandiceps talaboti chromosome 17, keGlaTala1.1, whole genome shotgun sequence:
CcgaattgaaatttgaatataacatGAAAATTATACAAACTGTACTTCTATCAATGCTATAGAAAGTCACCAATGCAATGGTAATAATCCATGCCAAAATGGAGGAACGTGTTATGAAGATAATGGAATCCAAAACTGTGTTTGTGCAGTTGGGTGGAGAGGACAActgtgtaaaataaaatcagGTACGTCAGTATTTACTGAAAGTCTACATGTAGCTCCTGGGTAATATTGTATGATagacatagactactaaacactatATCTAGACTTATCTACCAAATCAGTAGTTGTCCAGGGCACatacacagactactaaacattgtatctagactaccagatcagcagtagtccaggacacatagactactaaacattgtatgtagactaccaaattagcactAGCCCAGGGCACatacacagactactaaacatagactctaaacattgtatctagactaccaaattagcactagtccaggacacatagactactaaacattgtatatagactaccaGATCAGCAGTAGTCCatgacacatagactactaaacattgtatctagactaccaaattagcagtagtccagggtacatagactactaaacattgtagctagactaccaaattagcagtagtccaggacacatggactactaaacattgtatgtagactaccaaattagcactagtccaggacacatagactactaaacattgtatctagactaccagatcagcagtagtccaggacacacagactactaaacattgtatctacatTGCCAAATGTATATGCAGTGTGATGGTAGTCTTTTAGACCAATGTAGTTATCAATATAGATAACTTTAGCTACTTATTCAGTAAATATGACTTCAAAATGTAGAAGTTAaatgtttttttgtaattatttatatttgaaattatagaATGTGGCAGGAGAGAATTCCAGTGTGATGATGGCCATTGTATTATTGAACGTTTTCGATGTAATGGTAAAGCAAATTGTCCTGATGACAGTGATGAAGCTAACTGCAGTAAGTATATAAATGACCAcaaattaaaggggaacacaactCCAGGAAAgatgttttttaaaaaccttGGGTTTGGGAGAGTCATATGATGATTTTACAGTTCATgcatgattgccaagaaacactaaAATTGGAACTCTATTCCATCTCTATTGTTCTTACACATCAcacatgggacttagcagacatatatatttacagctaaaatgatgtaggcttggtgtttcacttatgggacattacgtttttgacacaaagataaacacatttcaactctagactaacaataacagcgACACAATAATTTAACTCATTACTATCAGCAAGATCCATTGctcaatcacattgaaaactgataagcattgctattcattcattcacagtgcattaaaaacaggcttctaatgacaACAATACACATTGGACttgtgattttaatggcttcaattgtttattttctaactactgataatcaacatttcaacttgactatttctacatccccactgtgcacgacacctatgtaattgtttcttttgcctTAAAATTTGTGTGAGGGTGTGTGtttattaaatgtcatgttacatgattGAAACACAAAGcctatatcattttagctgtaaatgtcatgttacatgagtgaaacaccacgcctacaccattttagttgtaaattgcatgagtgaaacaccatgcctgcatcattttagctgtaaatgtcatattgcatgagtgaaacaccatgcctacatcattttagctgtaaatgtcatattACATTGAGTTAAACACCACGCCTACCGGggtacatcattttagctgtattagaTGCACGCTTAACATCCATGActatctaaaggtaataagcactaaGGAGTCAtgatttttcaaatgtttcatgCAACCTACAATTGAGTGATAggtttgcaagctttacaaatatttttggtgactttataattatacatattcaTCTATCAGTGGCTGTATTCTGAATACTAacgtttgtttttttgttttttgtttttttcctccTCACTTTTCAGCTTCAATTCTGCCGACCCTTTGTATtggaaaatatgaatttttctGTGATAACTATGAGTGTATAGATAGTCGATTTCGTTGTGATGGTTTTAAACAATGTGAAGATGGCTCAGATGAGGAAAACTGTAAGTACAAACCTTTAAAGAAGTGTatagattataattatatttttaggGTGTAAtctttaatataataattactttattcataatgaaaaacataaaatttcctttgtattgacaggaactacatagcaACATAGATTACATTTACTCAAATAATGAATCAATGAAAAGTAAagattacaatacatacaaataaatacatttagcaGTGATTACATGTTATTAATGAGTTGAAATGATCTTGGCACGAAACTGAACTTAAACCTGTCTGTACATGCATGTGGTACACTGAGGCGACGGCCACAGGGGAGGTATTCATATTCTGTATGTGGTTGATATGTTGgatctttgataatttttgtagcAGTCTTAACCTCTTTGTCTTTTGTACAAAATGGAGTTATCAAATAGTGTGTAGATTCCATTACTGTGGATTACAAGTTATCTCATGTACGTAATGATTATCTAATCATTGCTTGATTTTGGTATTTAGGAATATcccatacatattttatatataatatgtaatatgttcaGGAAATCACTGCTCTCATGTTATTGTGTTATTGTGCTAACAATCCCAGCATGCACTCTCAGTGCCATTGAAagcatgcattgacatttacatttataaattgtatagtTCAGTCATGGTTGTATGTATTGTCACCTGagtcaaatacatgtagcttaacGGCATCCCCATCCCCATCAATGCTGTTATGTTGAATCTACTTGTATCCTAACAATTGTTTATGTGTTTTAATTTCCAGGTGACGATTTGGGAAATAGTGACAATAGCAGTGAAGGAAAcgataattatatatacatcaactcAGATTATCAAACAGTTACATATACAATCATTTGTTCATTAGTTCTGCttgttgttgtaattgtttGTATCGTCATGGCATTACATCATTACAGAAGACGATTACGATATCGCTACCAGCTTGCCATCGCCAACATGCGACGACGTCAACGCCACCGCTCAAATATATACGTACCATCATCGTGTATATCTACTCTACAGCCTCATATTGATGGACAAGCTGACCCAGAACAAACTCATGTTTTAGTGCGATATAGCATTAATAACGGTGTACAGATTATAACTCTGGGTGATGACCGCGTCACCACATCACCAAGCACGACAACCAATCAGAGCTCACCACTCAGTAATGATGAAGTGCCGCCATCTTATTGGGACGTTGTCCATGCAGATAATAACAGAGGATCATCAACATCATCCCAAGATGATTCAGAAAATGAATTTTCAGATACACCACCTCCCCCGTATCCTGGGTTGCcaaatcaaaaccaaaataaGTGAACTCAGTATTGATTTTTTTGCTTCAAGCCCAGTCTTTAAGAAATAGTATTTATAGagatatattatgtacatatgcAGCATTTACCTATCTTTAATATAATCCATGTAAGTTGCCAACTCAAAGTATTTTAATTaacatgtttgtgttttgtgttttttttaaccaTTATCAAAATGACTTAGGGTGCGAGATCAACAGTTTAATCTAGGATGATacactaaattcttttagtttggggTTAGGGGGTGGGGTGTGGTTAAACCATGTTTAATAGCTACCATCCTTTCCAAAATATCTGTTATGTACCCCAAAATAATATCAGATTCAGAAATAGAAGAATTTTtgtatagtaaatgcatggcactaaaacaCAGCTTTTTTTTCACCACATACTGGCTTTACATTCATAGTAATACATTCTACAGCATAGTGATTTGAAATTCATTGGGGTGGGGGGTCCTGAGGTCTGAGACCTTCCTAAAAGAAGGTAgttatttatcatacattgaactattgatcttgcctcTTAATTACTTAAACGTGTATAGtatcattgaaatattgagTATAGCCAATGCAAGATGTCTTTAAAGGTAGATGATCAATTATGTTATTAGAACCACCGTTAGGCGAGATATTGTAATAGGTGGATGATCAAATATGTTGTTAGAGCCACAATTAGGAGAGTTAGAAGTAACAAATATATTACGTAAGTTAAATGCATTCACAGAATTAGAAATTGAACCAATACACATGACATATTTTTCGATGAGCTGAGAGCTTTTGACTGCAAAGTGCCAGTCTTCACTCTGATAGATGGTGCTGTTTATATGATAATGTAACAAAGTGAAGTGACCATGGAGAATGCTTCCATAGATCTTCGATCTATTAAATCTTcttaaatgtataaataaagttatgaaaTTAGACAGGTACAACTTAAGACATGTTAAAAATGCTTTTATTGGattatgaatttataaaacgattttatcatggcttcgtacttgaaaaaattaatgtaaaacaacattgtTTAAGCCTGTGTTTGTAACATTTCTAAATGAcaatacgtacaataacaaacattttacacattttattaaacttttgcaattaattgagttacaaacaatgaccTGGGATATATtttgtcacatttatttttcgaattgaaagccatgataaaattgtttcataaataaaaaattaaaaataaatacctcaatcctcatccatatggtcactttaaacaACCTTTAAAACGACACGTTTGCAAGATTTACAAATATCTTTGAAGTCTTAATTCATCCAACCCGTCTAACTGTGGCTCCATGCATGTTTGATCACTACAACATTATTAGTTTTCTTGCACTGGCTGTATCTCTTCATAACAGATAGCATGActttttttgtattgtaatataaaaaCTGTCAGTATAATGTCACTATGTTATGTATAGACATGGAAAGTGTTGAAGTCTTCCATTTGATGTAACCCAACATTTAGTATTGTCATGTCATAACATATTTAATATCTGTTTGATAAGTTACAActcattttttgaaatgttaaatgAGAACATCTGTATTGACTTTGACTATCCACTTAAACTGACAAATCACAGGTCCTAAATAAAGGTTTAAAATGTTTATGTTGACTTTGATTACTGACTAGTAGGACTGGTCTTAACAAAATGTTTGGATTGGTTTTGACCAATTGACCAATGACTTTACTTTAAATTAAATGAACATTGCATGGACTTTGAGTACTGACTTGCTGACCAATGACTTTGGTCCTGGCATTGACTTTGACTATTGACTTGTTGACCAGTGATTTTGGTcctaaataaacatttttattaaCTTTGACAGTCAACTTATTGACCGATTACTTGGTCCTAAATTATATTTGTACCTTAACTTATCCCttgtatttataatttttattaaCTTTTATACAAAGTTATTTCACAAACAGGATTATGGCCTCATTGATATTCAGGTATTTATGTGTTAAgtgtgaaatgaaattcatacataCCTCTTATGTAGTATAACAGTGTACATATACACTCACCAGAACTACCTGTGTTGTGGTATTGCAGGCATGAAGCACAGTTGAATAAGTTGTATATGCAATTTTAAACAACATTGTTGCACTTGAAAGAAAGACAAAATCAAACCTCTGTTGCTTCTCACTTCAATCAGGTGTGACACTAATCTGTAATGTTGGGGTACCCTCATGCATTGGCCAAGGTTTCTTAAAAGCTGATGATGGTGGAATGATATGATGTATCATACAGTCTTAAGGCTAAGTTACATGTGCACAAAGTAACTTGGTGAGCCATGCATTAAGCAATTCATCACATGCCACTAATTGCTTTGTGTACACTCATAATATAATGGCCCTGTGCGCGACATTACCAAGTGCATTGAAAGGAATCTCAAATATCAGATTTTCTGCAACTCATCACAAGTTGCTTCACGCAACACATCCAGTCATACGATAGTTGCTAGCCTCATCACGTGACAGATTGGTCACTGatttctcggtacctgaaataaaatattactgcctaggcacatcataaaaataatgaagagtcaatttcttggttgacaccataacttccactcttcacatgcattactataggcacacataagaataagtcaaccttcttgttctattctGACCGTCTATTAGGAGGTAAAATACtgttgcaggtaccgagaattgccTCATGTCACTGAGCCTTTATGTAACATGAATGAAGTTCATAACTGACCAGCAATTAGAAATAATCATCTCTTTACACTTTACGGTCAGACATAaattaaataacaatatttgaCAAATCAGGTTGCAATGTCTACTTATCAGAAAACATTGAAGTTTCAGGATAGTTTAGATTTTTGTTACCAATATAATATTTcgccaaacatttttttctttgagtAAAACAATGGTATTGTTGAAATGAAGTAAAATTGTATAGTTTTAATGTGTTGATGAGCGGAATCatgacattaatttttttttctattttgacaTGTGACAGAATAGTATTCAGATTGACTTTTGGACTATCATGTGTTAATTTACTTGTAGCCCATAAACTTTGTAATCTTTATTGAGCTGACTTGTATATGATGGTGTATTTTCAACCAGCATACTGTTTTTAAAACagtattatatcaaaattatgtGTTCTCAATGTCATCAAGAAGGAACTCTGCTAGCTATTGTAGTTTGTTAATTAAAGGAATTCTCACCTTGAAATGTAACGCATCGGGAAATGCACAATGTCTGAAGTCATGTATCGTTTATGTGGTGATATTCAAGCTAGAAGCAAAGATAGATAAATCAGATACTAGAGTGTAAATATAGGATATAAGTAGCCTGTGAGCTGTACATAAAGTGCAGTCAGTAATATTATGGTAGATATCATATGAAATAATCACTGGCTAAGCCTTGAACTGTGTCTAATTGCAGTAAGGATAATCACActatgtcacacaagctcaaaacaaccttcgttcatttagggggagggtcTGGcctcaatgcgattgctgaactttcATTTTTGTTCTTATCAAATTTAGAAAATGTTTACACCTTCAGTAATAACAGGTTTTGTATTAACTTCTccgagatgttgataagtttataaatatgtactgctaatgtgatatcatgtgctgggtttctggtattGTTTGCCATGTtttaaacattgtatcaatcatagTGATGTGGCCGAtgaaattttcatcatggtttacatcaaaTATGTCCATGTGTTGATGCTGCACTTTTGAACATTTGTGTAGGGGGTGGGGAGGGAGTATTGGccaaaatgaacaaagtttgtttattgtgtttgtgtgacattgtgcaattatCCATTACATGGGACCTCCTCAATCTTGGTGCAGATTTTTAAATGATTCTGAAAATGGCAATTTGTTCAGTGTTTACAGGAAATATCAACAACTAACCGTTTCCAACATCATAAAAGTtcatgtttttaatgttttaatatGTGACAGTGACTTTACTTGATCTTTTATGGCATTAGTCCAAGGTAATCCACTGCAAAGTAAGGTCTTTGATATAGCTTTATATGTACTTAATTAAGTTCTATTGAATAACAGGAGAACATATTTTCTGAGCAACTCTCTTAATGTGCCTGCATTAGGAGAGCATATTTTCTGAGCAACTCTCTTTATGTGCCTGTATTAGGAGAACATATTCTCTGAGCAACTCTCTTAATGTGCCTGCATGAGGAGAACATATTCTCTGAGCAACTCTCTTAATGTGCCTGCATTAGGAGAACATATTCTCTGAGCAAATCTCTTAATGTGCCTGCATTAGGAACATATTCTCTGAGCAACTCTCTTAATGTGCCTGCATTAGGAG
This window contains:
- the LOC144447911 gene encoding uncharacterized protein LOC144447911 isoform X2 codes for the protein MVERRKQPYFLVRFDNFENVLFFSCLIAFGSILAINGCNSDEFECNDGECVHGTFRCDGTPDCQDHSDEDDCRGFTECNDCLNGGRCFKITSTQFICLCREGWTGDYCEESHQCNGNNPCQNGGTCYEDNGIQNCVCAVGWRGQLCKIKSECGRREFQCDDGHCIIERFRCNGKANCPDDSDEANCTSILPTLCIGKYEFFCDNYECIDSRFRCDGFKQCEDGSDEENCDDLGNSDNSSEGNDNYIYINSDYQTVTYTIICSLVLLVVVIVCIVMALHHYRRRLRYRYQLAIANMRRRQRHRSNIYVPSSCISTLQPHIDGQADPEQTHVLVRYSINNGVQIITLGDDRVTTSPSTTTNQSSPLSNDEVPPSYWDVVHADNNRGSSTSSQDDSENEFSDTPPPPYPGLPNQNQNK
- the LOC144447911 gene encoding uncharacterized protein LOC144447911 isoform X1; protein product: MVERRKQPYFLVRFDNFENVLFFSCLIAFGSILVQSNTICRSPTFFCQKGRRRDMCAPPDFRCDGIEQCRHGIDERNCTYKQSTIKPSINGCNSDEFECNDGECVHGTFRCDGTPDCQDHSDEDDCRGFTECNDCLNGGRCFKITSTQFICLCREGWTGDYCEESHQCNGNNPCQNGGTCYEDNGIQNCVCAVGWRGQLCKIKSECGRREFQCDDGHCIIERFRCNGKANCPDDSDEANCTSILPTLCIGKYEFFCDNYECIDSRFRCDGFKQCEDGSDEENCDDLGNSDNSSEGNDNYIYINSDYQTVTYTIICSLVLLVVVIVCIVMALHHYRRRLRYRYQLAIANMRRRQRHRSNIYVPSSCISTLQPHIDGQADPEQTHVLVRYSINNGVQIITLGDDRVTTSPSTTTNQSSPLSNDEVPPSYWDVVHADNNRGSSTSSQDDSENEFSDTPPPPYPGLPNQNQNK